The following proteins are co-located in the Hominilimicola fabiformis genome:
- a CDS encoding rhamnogalacturonan lyase family protein, whose protein sequence is MLKNSKKKLRKLGAFSLVLAQVAAVGVVAPMTSASAFAGSAITRNMENLDRGVVATKTNDGVLISWRRLATEPADTTFTLYRNQEKINEGAVTNFVDASGTVNDKYTVVANGQMSDSVGVWENGYLDIPLAKAPESDVLQMDRNGIYYGSYTPGDSSYGDLDGDGQYEIVMLWSPSDAKDAATGGRTGKVYMDAYKLDGTQLWRIDMGYNIRAGQHDTHLNVADFDGDGRAEVMVRTADGTVDGQGNVIGDASKGETYENSWAALNDGKNLQGPLYVTCFDGETGKALDTIDYFPNNTVGSNAASLTFGDDFGNRSERYNSTIAYIDGQSPSAVFARGYYFGKGISTPNGRTGAAAYSFKNGKLKMEWSFDTAESKNNGYIGQGNHQIEAGDVDGDGKDEILYGALTWDNDGSILWCTYQEHGDAMHLGDFDPTKEGLEWLKAYEDYSADSEVFDLKGPQLSPYITSNTIFKNSAAAAAQGAPNDRHQWGISLQNAKTGEFYQIHNGIKDTGRAMIANIGYGDSWYAMWGAGSSGYWDSNGNELPDLKAAMNGRIYWTGDLQDELQDHNGAGKEITVTKWNDNTKTFDKIFEGKGSHSINSTKGNPNLQADLLGDWREEIVSYAITGQDTKKEKTTIKGNFDKDVEVELDKTVYQYSLRLYETPYATNYNFYTLAHDDIYRNSSATDTNCYNQPPHISWYMNDHIANSQYTTQPDANVKLVSNSYKAKAFDESALPVAGSTPSTDSPFVDVVGHWGKTYIDKMYKAGVINGMDDTHFAPDGTVTKGQFATLIVNALKIDTDSSLASEHWAMPFVKAAQNANLIAEDIPFTVEDFDKEISREEMASMVAKAAAYKNVEAKAADKKFTDASDIAAWAVEDVNNAVGLGIINGMDDGSFQPKANATRAQAATMLSMLWDLIK, encoded by the coding sequence ATGCTTAAAAATTCAAAGAAAAAACTAAGAAAGTTAGGTGCATTTTCTTTGGTTCTTGCTCAGGTTGCGGCAGTGGGAGTAGTTGCTCCTATGACAAGTGCAAGTGCATTTGCCGGCAGTGCAATCACAAGAAACATGGAAAACCTTGATAGAGGTGTCGTTGCAACAAAAACTAACGACGGTGTACTTATTTCATGGAGAAGATTGGCAACAGAGCCTGCTGACACTACATTTACTCTTTACAGAAACCAAGAAAAGATTAACGAAGGTGCGGTTACAAACTTTGTTGACGCATCAGGTACTGTAAACGATAAGTATACAGTAGTTGCAAACGGCCAAATGTCAGACAGCGTAGGCGTATGGGAGAACGGATACCTTGATATTCCTTTGGCTAAAGCTCCTGAAAGTGACGTTTTACAAATGGACAGAAACGGCATATACTACGGTTCATATACACCGGGTGACTCATCATACGGTGACCTTGACGGTGACGGACAATATGAAATCGTAATGCTATGGAGCCCTTCAGACGCTAAGGACGCCGCTACAGGCGGCAGAACCGGTAAGGTTTATATGGATGCTTACAAACTTGACGGTACTCAGCTTTGGAGAATTGACATGGGTTACAATATCCGTGCAGGACAACACGATACTCATCTTAACGTAGCCGATTTTGACGGTGACGGCAGAGCAGAAGTTATGGTAAGAACTGCTGACGGTACTGTTGACGGTCAAGGTAACGTAATCGGTGACGCATCAAAGGGTGAAACATACGAAAACAGCTGGGCTGCTCTAAACGACGGTAAAAACTTGCAAGGCCCGCTTTATGTAACGTGTTTCGACGGTGAAACAGGTAAGGCTCTTGACACAATAGATTATTTCCCGAACAATACTGTAGGCTCAAATGCTGCATCACTAACATTCGGTGATGACTTCGGTAACCGTTCGGAAAGATATAACAGTACAATAGCTTATATTGACGGTCAGTCACCGTCTGCTGTATTTGCAAGAGGTTATTACTTCGGTAAGGGTATCTCAACTCCTAACGGACGTACAGGTGCCGCTGCATACAGCTTTAAGAACGGCAAGCTAAAGATGGAATGGTCATTTGATACAGCCGAATCAAAGAATAACGGCTATATCGGTCAAGGTAACCACCAAATTGAAGCAGGTGACGTTGACGGCGACGGTAAGGACGAAATTCTTTACGGCGCTTTGACATGGGATAACGACGGTTCAATTCTATGGTGTACATATCAAGAACACGGTGATGCTATGCACCTTGGTGACTTCGACCCAACTAAAGAAGGTCTTGAATGGTTAAAAGCTTATGAGGATTACAGTGCAGACAGTGAAGTGTTTGATTTGAAAGGTCCACAACTTTCTCCATACATCACATCTAATACAATATTTAAAAATTCGGCTGCAGCTGCTGCTCAAGGCGCTCCTAATGATCGTCATCAATGGGGTATTTCACTTCAAAACGCTAAGACAGGCGAATTCTATCAAATTCACAACGGTATCAAAGATACAGGTCGTGCTATGATTGCCAATATCGGTTACGGCGATTCTTGGTACGCTATGTGGGGTGCAGGTTCATCAGGTTACTGGGACAGCAACGGTAACGAACTTCCTGATCTAAAGGCTGCTATGAACGGCAGAATTTATTGGACGGGCGACTTACAGGATGAACTTCAAGACCACAACGGTGCAGGTAAAGAAATTACTGTAACAAAGTGGAATGACAATACAAAGACATTCGATAAGATTTTCGAGGGTAAGGGTTCACACTCAATCAACTCAACAAAGGGTAATCCGAACCTACAAGCTGACTTGTTAGGTGACTGGAGAGAAGAAATTGTTTCTTACGCAATCACAGGTCAAGACACAAAGAAAGAAAAGACAACAATCAAGGGTAACTTTGATAAGGATGTTGAAGTTGAATTAGATAAGACTGTATATCAATATTCTCTAAGACTATATGAAACACCATATGCAACAAATTATAACTTCTATACACTTGCACATGATGATATTTACAGAAACTCATCAGCAACAGATACAAACTGTTACAACCAACCGCCACATATCAGCTGGTATATGAACGACCATATTGCTAATTCACAGTACACAACTCAACCGGACGCAAATGTTAAACTTGTTTCAAATTCATACAAGGCAAAGGCATTTGACGAATCTGCTCTACCTGTTGCAGGTTCAACACCATCAACAGATTCACCGTTCGTTGACGTTGTAGGTCACTGGGGTAAGACATACATCGATAAGATGTATAAAGCAGGCGTTATCAACGGTATGGACGATACACACTTCGCTCCTGACGGAACTGTAACAAAGGGTCAGTTTGCAACACTTATCGTAAACGCTCTAAAGATTGATACAGATTCATCATTGGCAAGCGAACACTGGGCAATGCCATTCGTAAAAGCCGCTCAAAACGCTAACCTAATTGCAGAAGATATTCCGTTCACTGTTGAAGATTTCGATAAGGAAATTTCAAGAGAAGAAATGGCATCAATGGTTGCTAAGGCTGCCGCATATAAAAATGTTGAGGCTAAGGCTGCCGATAAGAAATTTACAGACGCATCAGACATCGCAGCATGGGCTGTTGAAGATGTAAACAATGCAGTTGGTTTGGGTATTATCAACGGTATGGATGACGGTTCATTCCAACCAAAGGCTAATGCAACAAGAGCACAGGCTGCTACAATGCTTTCAATGCTTTGGGATTTAATTAAATAA